A genomic region of Zea mays cultivar B73 chromosome 6, Zm-B73-REFERENCE-NAM-5.0, whole genome shotgun sequence contains the following coding sequences:
- the LOC100272976 gene encoding uncharacterized LOC100272976: MAIHHPHLLDFSPPPNTVAMEEAPPPPHFDHGLLGLHVDGMPHRVLADDAPVAAWAPQAVVSHSLYGYDNTAAGASSLFGHHEASEAQFSVLPPAASSFALLPNHHHQQQLPTTTAASSMQQPFQLRSSKYLGPAQELLAEFCSLEGDLLHATNKQGASGAAAGNSRWDDVETSSSSSAGLWGHLSLSSMDLLELERRKARLLSMVEEVDRRYRRYREQMRSVEVSFEAVAGAGASQVYTRLALRAMSRHFRCLRDALVAQVRALRKAMGERDGGPAGAAAGATKGDTPRLKVLDQCLRQQRAFQHPGTIDNYPWRPQRGLPERAVAVLRAWLFEHFLHPYPNDVDKHILARQTGLSRSQVSNWFINARVRLWKPMIEEMYTEEVNPKPADDTSQNPSAGGGVGVGVAIKPEQQVSTAAAGATIGGGGGDHLFGPSYPSMYGSHGGAVSLTLGLQQQPFASTMMHQRRPLMTFQGDEQEPALPYRDLMGSQLLHHFAG, from the exons ATGGCCATCCACCACCCGCACCTCCTCGACTTCTCGCCGCCTCCGAACACGGTGGCCATGGAGGAGGCGCCGCCCCCACCCCACTTCGACCACGGCCTCCTCGGGCTCCATGTCGATGGCATGCCTCATCGCGTCCTCGCCGACGACGCGCCGGTGGCGGCATGGGCGCCGCAGGCCGTGGTCTCCCACTCCCTGTACGGATACGATAACACAGCAGCGGGGGCGTCGTCGCTGTTTGGCCACCATGAGGCATCAGAGGCCCAGTTCTCCGTGCTTCCGCCGGCAGCGTCGTCGTTTGCACTACTACCtaaccaccaccaccagcagcagctgccgacgacgacggcggcgtcGAGCATGCAGCAGCCGTTCCAGCTGAGGAGCTCCAAGTACCTGGGTCCTGCGCAGGAGCTGCTCGCCGAGTTCTGCAGCCTGGAAGGGGACCTGCTGCACGCCACGAACAAGCAGGGAGCTTCCGGAGCAGCAGCAGGTAACAGCAGGTGGGACGACGTGGAGACGTCGTCGTCTTCTTCTGCTGGCCTCTGGGGGCACCTGTCCCTGAGCTCCATGGATCTCCTGGAGCTCGAGAGGAGGAAGGCCAGGCTCTTGTCCATGGTTGAAGAG GTGGACCGGCGGTACCGGCGATACCGCGAGCAGATGAGGTCAGTGGAGGTGTCGTTCGAGGCGGTGGCCGGAGCCGGCGCGTCGCAGGTGTACACGCGGCTGGCGCTGCGGGCCATGTCGCGGCACTTCCGGTGCCTGCGGGATGCGCTGGTGGCGCAGGTGCGCGCTCTGCGGAAGGCCATGGGGGAGAGGGACGGCGGCCCAGCTGGTGCGGCGGCGGGCGCCACCAAGGGCGACACGCCCAGGCTCAAGGTGTTGGACCAGTGCCTGCGGCAGCAGCGGGCGTTCCAGCACCCGGGCACCATCGACAACTACCCGTGGCGGCCCCAGCGCGGCCTGCCGGAGCGCGCCGTCGCCGTCCTCCGAGCCTGGCTCTTCGAACACTTCCTCCACCC GTATCCGAACGATGTGGACAAGCACATTCTAGCGCGCCAGACAGGACTGTCAAGAAGCCAG GTTTCCAATTGGTTCATcaacgccagggtgaggctgtggAAGCCGATGATAGAGGAGATGTACACGGAAGAAGTGAACCCGAAACCGGCCGACGACACAAGCCAAAACCCTAGCGCCGGTggcggcgtcggcgtcggcgtcgccATCAAACCTGAGCAGCAGGTGAGCACAGCTGCGGCGGGAGCCACcatcggaggcggcggcggcgaccaTCTGTTCGGTCCTAGTTATCCCAGCATGTACGGGAGCCACGGCGGCGCCGTGTCGCTTACCCTAGGGCTCCAGCAGCAGCCGTTTGCGTCGACGATGATGCACCAGCGACGACCACTGATGACGTTTCAAGGTGACGAGCAAGAGCCGGCGCTGCCGTACAGAGACCTTATGGGCTCTCAGTTGCTGCATCATTTCGCTGGGTAG